CTTTCTCCCAGCAACCGGGGTTTAAGGTCGAGTTTGGGGGCTGTAGGGGACGAGGGTGTCACCTCAGTGTCCCCTTCCCTACCTATTCCCTGCCCCCGGGGCTTCTGCACCTGCCCTCCCACCCTGAGGGTGTGACTCCTTCCCTCCCTCGTGGGCGGCCCTAGGGCTCAGCCCCAGGTATAAAGCCACCTGAAGGGCGGGAGGAAGATGCCCCAGAACCACCCGGAGACTGCAGAGAAGAAGGAGCCAAGGAGAGAGCATGAGCTATCATCCGCTGCGTGAGTGAGGGAGGGTGCCAAGGTCCCGAGACCAGGACGGGAGGGGGTACCGCCCGGCCCTCTGGCCCATCTGACCCAGATGCCTGGCTATTTCACATCTGTTGCGAACCTCCAAATCCTTAAACACAGAGGACTTCATTCGTCATtcgtccattcattcattcaagaaatatttaccaaGTGCCTGTTAGGCGCTAGGTAGTATTCTAAGCATATGGGGACACAGCAGTAAAGAAACAGActaaaagtttgttgaatgaatgaatgaatgaatgggcctTCACCTTCAGGCCTTCCCTTAAGTTCTGAATTTCTGGGAATTCAGGAATGTAGACAGGGAAGCCAAGGAGGCCACCCTGGTTTGTCTCTCGTCTCCATCATAGCTGGCGACCTTAGGGAATTGCCCTCCTCTCTGATCctcacattgttggtgggaacaACTGGGCCCGACCCTTGAGAAGCCAATTTGGCAGGATTtactcaaatttaaaataaatacacccTCCATTCCAGATATTTCCACTTTCAGCAGTTCCCAAAGAGGCTGGGATAAGGATGTTCATGGcagcatccattcattcaaaaaatatttatgggggcttccttggtggcacggtggttaagaatctgcctgccaatgcagaggacacgggttcgagccctggtccgggaagatcccacatgccgcggagcaactgagcccgtgcgccacaactactgagcctgtgctgtagagcccgcgagccacaactactgagcccgcgtgccgcaactactgaagcccacatgcctggagcccgtgctccccaacaagagaagccaccgcaatgagaagcctgcacaccgcaacgaagagtagccccccactctccgcaactagagagaaagcccacgcgtagcaatgaagatccaacacagccaaagataaataaataaaatgaataaatttatttaaaaatatatatatatttatcaagcTCTGCACTAGGTGCTGGGGAACCAGCAGTGAATGAAGCAGGTGAGGTTTCTTCTTTCCTGGAGCCAACATTCTAGGGGGAGAGACAGCAACAAGCAagtagacaaataaataaatgagggatcTGTGAACAGCAGAAGTCTCTGAAGACTACACATCAGGGAGACGGAGGGGCTTTTGAGTTGAGGCCTGAAGGACAGGAAGGAGCAGCCTTGGGTAGGGTTGTGGGGTGCTCACGGCAGGACCCAGCAAGGCAAAGCCTGCACGGGGCGCTGCAGAAAAGAGGGGCCAGGCCTGTAGCCCACACGGAGGAGTCTGGCTTTCACTGTGTTGGGTGGGAGCCACAGGAAGGTCAGGGCAGAGGAGGGATCTAGCTGGACTTGGAGAGTTGCGGGGTGGCGGACGGAGGCAAGGGTGCAGACAGAGACACCAGCAGAGAGGGAGGTAGTTTGCTTCTAGAtacttcttttcatcttttaaaacttttttattgaaaataacgAATACGTACAGGGAAATGTGCACAAGTCCTAAGTAtatagctcaatgaattttcacaaagtcaaGGTATCCTTGTCATAAGTGCTCAGATCAAGAAACACAGACAGAccgagggagttccctggtggcctagtggttaggatttcaggctttcactgccgtagcccaggttcagtccctggttgggaaaccgagatcccgcaggctgcacagtgtggccggaaaaaaaaaacaaaacaacagaccTCCTGGCCACCTTTTAAGGACAGGATTTACCGTGGGTTGAACataagagaaggagagaatgagGCCTCTAAAAGGACCCCATGGTTTTGACCTGAGCACCTGGGAGAATGGACGTGCTCTTCCCTGAGTGGGGAAGactgggagaggaaggggaagagggcatCTTGAGCTGAGcattggatattttttttttttttgagcattgGATATTTTGACTTTGAGAAGCTTATTAATATCCAAGGGAAAATGTCAAGCAGGAAGTTGAATACATGAGGCTGGAGTTCAGGGGAAATATTCTGGGCTGGAAATAATGGCCTGTAGGCCACAAGGGCTGTACCCATTTGAGGAGTTGttatgatgaatgaatgaattggcaGGCGAGGCTGGGGACTTGGTGCTGACCTCTGATTTCTCCTGCCAGCCGCCCTCTGCCTGCTGACCCTGCTGTTGCCACCCGCAGTCTGGGAGCCCCCATCTCCCCAGCTGAGCCCATCAGTCAAGCCTACAGCCTGGCGCTCTACATGCAGAAGAATACTTCAACACTGCTGCAGACTTATGTGAGTGATACGGCACGAGCAGGAAATGAGGGGAGAAGGGCGCCACCCTCCTGGCCCAGCTCTGGGTAGGGGAAGCAGAGCAAGGCCAGAGGAAGGCTCCTCCATGGGTCCAAGGGTATAGGGACTCTGCCATCTAGAGACATACCCCCAGGAACGTTGTCACTGATGGCTGGctgacctcgggcaagtcattCCTTCTCTCCCAGTCTTAGCTTCCTCATCCGCCAAATGCGTTGGTGATCCTGCCTTGGCTGACCTCTCAGGACTGTTAGAAGATTCAAAGGAAGCACATAGAGGGAAAGGCTTTAGGGGATCATGATTCTTTCCACAACTACCTCATGCCCcgtgctttccttttttttgataaatttatttatttatttatttatttttggctgcattgggtcttcgttgctgtgcacgggctttccctagttgtggcaagtgggggctgctctttgttgcggtgcgcgggcttctcattgcggtggcttcccttgttgcagagcacaggttctagagctcaggttcagtagctgtggctcacgggtttagctgctccgcggcatgtgagatcttcctggaccagggctcaagcccgtgtcccctgcattggcaggcggattcttaaccactacatcaccagggaagcctgccccGTGCTTTCTTGAGCCTAAGCCACGTTGGGAACTCTAgccttattatcttttttaaaaaaattatttatttatttatttatttttggacaaAACAACAGACCTCCTGGCCACCTTTTAAGGACAGGATTTACCGTGGGTTGAACataagagaaggagagaatgagGCCTCTAAAAGGACCCCATGGTTTTGACCTGAGCACCTGGGAGAATGGACGTGCTCTTCCCTGAGTGGGGAAGactgggagaggaaggggaagagggcatCTTGAGCTGAGcattggatattttttttttttttgagcattgGATATTTTGACTTTGAGAAGCTTATTAATATCCAAGGGAAAATGTCAAGCAGGAAGTTGAATACATGAGGCTGGAGTTCAGGGGAAATATTCTGGGCTGGAAATAATGGCCTGTAGGCCACAAGGGCTGTACCCATTTGAGGAGTTGttatgatgaatgaatgaattggcaGGCGAGGCTGGGGACTTGGTGCTGACCTCTGATTTCTCCTGCCAGCCGCCCTCTGCCTGCTGACCCTGCTGTTGCCACCCGCAGTCTGGGAGCCCCCATCTCCCCAGCTGAGCCCATCAGTCAAGCCTACAGCCTGGCGCTCTACATGCAGAAGAATACTTCAACACTGCTGCAGACTTATGTGAGTGATACGGCACGAGCAGGAAATGAGGGGAGAAGGGCGCCACCCTCCTGGCCCAGCTCTGGGTAGGGGAAGCAGAGCAAGGCCAGAGGAAGGCTCCTCCATGGGTCCAAGGGTATAGGGACTCTGCCATCTAGAGACATACCCCCAGGAACGTTGTCACTGATGGCTGGctgacctcgggcaagtcattCCTTCTCTCCCAGTCTTAGCTTCCTCATCCGCCAAATGCGTTGGTGATCCTGCCTTGGCTGACCTCTCAGGACTGTTAGAAGATTCAAAGGAAGCACATAGAGGGAAAGGCTTTAGGGGATCATGATTCTTTCCACAACTACCTCATGCCCcgtgctttccttttttttgataaatttatttatttatttatttatttttggctgcattgggtcttcgttgctgtgcacgggctttccctagttgtggcaagtgggggctgctctttgttgcggtgcgcgggcttctcattgcggtggcttcccttgttgcagagcacaggttctagagctcaggttcagtagctgtggctcacgggtttagctgctccgcggcatgtgagatcttcctggaccagggctcaagcccgtgtcccctgcattggcaggcggattcttaaccactacatcaccagggaagcctgccccGTGCTTTCTTGAGCCTAAGCCACGTTGGGAACTCTAgccttattatcttttttaaaaaaattatttatttatttatttatttttggctgcattgggtcttcgttgctgcgcgcgggctttctctagttgcagcgagcgggggctactgttcgttgcagtgcacaggcttctcattgcggtggcttctcttgctgcagagcatgggctccaggcgcatgggcttcagtagttgtggcacgcgggctcagtagttgtggtgcatgggcttagttgctccacggcatgtgggatcttcccggaccagggcttgaacgaacccatgtccccggcactggcaggcggattctcaaccactgcaccaccggggaagtccttaGCCTCATTATCTTACTGACTCCTCAAATAGTTCTGCGAGGTGGATTtacaacccattttacagataaggaatacTGAGTTTTAGAGCGGGGGaataatttgcctgaggtcacaaaaCTGTCTAGAAGTTCAAACTGGCAGCCTCCTGATTGGGTCTGACCCACTGATGTTTTGTTTAGGCCATGCAATGCTTGTTCAGATTTTGAGTACGAGTGCCTGTCAAAAACAGGCACGGGGATCCTATTGGCctccttccacccccaccccctctcttAGTCCTGCCCTCTTCCCCTAGTGACATGATCTGCCTGGCCCCTGGAGGCCCTGGGGTTTGTGACTCTCCCGCTGTGCTATATTCTAGGTCCATGTGAAGTTACTTAATCTAGTTTCTAGTCTCATATCTGTCACCAAACCCTGGGTAGCTTTGGGcaccctaagcctcagtttccccacttgtaaGATGGGGATGTAGAACCAGGTGATCTATCAATTAGGGGATTTATCAGTGTGCATTAAAATTTTGTGGGCCTAGGTTTGTGGAGGCGAGAACTTTAATGGAGAAGGCACTCaactaaatttaataatattaataattatttattaatgattataataaaatgaacagcCACTAAATGCtgtgaataaaaaggaaatagggCTGTAACTATTATACAttgtcaataaaatatttatattgaaaatattgcAATAAGTAACATAGTCATAGTGTTCATGatactaatataaatatatagttcGTGAACGATATTAATGCCCTTATTGTATGCCAAgtgctgtgctaagtgctttatacattGCATTGGCAACTAGTTcgttcagttttaagtaaaaataaaagacacatctttcattttcaccaagaactttattgaacaatgtattcattaACCGAACTAACTTtctggccagcccaatatatTACTTATCTTCACCATAATAGTGCCACATGGGAATTACTGAAGCTGTGATTCAAAGTTGCACAACTTGTAGGTGGAGGAGGCCAAACTGGAAcctcacagagcacaggctctgtgctAGAACATTTCACCAACTCCCTGAGAGGCAGGGAATGGCGACTCCCCCTGGGAAGATGCCAGTCTCATGGAAGGCAGATGTGAAGTCAGGGGAGACCCAGGGCAGCCTTTTGGCCTCCTCACTCCCATCTCTGTCCCTCATGCAGCTCCAGTGCCAAGGCAGCCCCTTTAGTGATCCTGGCTTCTCAGCCCCAGAGCTCCAGCTCAGCAGCCTGCCTCCTGCCACCATCTCCTTCAAGACCTGGCATGCGCTGAATGACAGGGAGCGTCTGAGCTGTACCAAGGGGCCCTTCCTTGCCTTGACCCAGCACCTCCAGCTCGTGGGGGATGACCAGAGTGACCTGAACCCTGGCAGTCCCATCCTTCTGGCTCAGCTCGGCGCTGCAAGACTCAGGGCCCAAGGCCTGCTGGGCAACATGGCTGCCATCATGACTGCCCTGGGCCTGCCTATCCCCCCAGAAGAGGACACTCTCGGGCTTGTCCCCTTCGGGGCCTCGGCCTTCGAGAGGAAATGTCGAGGTTATGTAGTAACCCGGGAATATGGCCATTGGACTGACCGAGCTGTGAGGGACTTGGCTCTGCTCAAGGCCAAATACCCTGGGTAGAGGAGGTGGGACTTCCCGTCAGAGGCTGCAACACTTCCCCTTTCACAACGGACTCTTTTCTGCCTTGCTTCTTGGCTAGAAAGGAGACACATCTTGTCTAGGAGACAGGGCTTATGTACCATGTATTTGGGAAAATTTCCTGGTAACCAGGCCTCAAGTCGACACTGCCTGGGCCTTCCTGCCTAGGTCCTATGGCCTCCCTTCCAGATCTGGGTGGGACTCTATGGATATCATTTTATGGATTACCAGTCCAGTGGTACTGGTTGTCCACTTCCTGGGTGGAAAAAAGTATCTCTTTGAAGTGGCTTCACTTCCCACTCTACGGGGCAGTACAGTTGGTCTCCTTCCTGGGCTCTCCCTGAGACCTTCTCCCTCCTGCAATTTCGGAGAGGTCCAGGGGCTGCCTTCTTGTCTCTGTCTACCTCACTTCCTATATGAAGATATGGACTTTCTGAGCAACTAGGCCTGCCTTCTAGCTGGAGCTCATTTCCTCCCCTAGTCTACCTCTCCGACTGTGGCCACTGTTCCACCTTCCCATCTTAAGGGGCTTCACTTCCTATTCAATGGACATCCGATTCTTGAAAAACTAAGGATTCGTGTCACATCTGTTTCCTGCTCAGGACACATCCACTTCCTGTTCTGGGCTGAGAGATGGCATCCCTGGCCTGGGGCTCTCATGAATCTCCTATTTATACTGTGGCTTTTGCGGATGTCTGGGGGAACCAGTTTGTAACCCAAGGACCTTATTCTCCTTAAAGGTGTCTCCCCATTTTCAACAACTATATATACTGGTAACTttagtgttctttttatttttaaacattttatttacaaaaaattaatttattctcgtaaataaaactctttttaaggggtgattttttttctctccagtagACCTAActtggggggaagggaaggtaCAGGGATAgggcagagggaggggaagaagggaaaggacaTCAAAGGCAGAGGGGGCAGGGCCGcaaagggtgggaggggggagggggagagcagcAGGTGGAGTAACCCTGGGGGAAGGTGGCTGAAATTTGTCTGGAGGAGCCCACCCACCACAGGGTCAGCAGACATGTCCCTGGCcaggaaaggacagagagaaggacAGCGGGAAACAGAGTGCCAGGTGTCCCCTCCTTGAGATGAGGCACAGATGTACACATGCTCACATGGGGCCAAGAGGAGGCAAgagatggggagaaggggagacagAGATCCCCAGCGAGGCAGGCCCAAGCGCTGgagaaaaaagagggggaaagcaAGAAAGTGATAGACATGGGAAGTCACAGACGGAAACAAGGAGGCCCCAGGGAGAAAAAGAGATCGAGACGGTACAAAGCAAATAGAGAGATGGAGACGGTGGGAGAACACAGAGACGCTGCTGGAGATGGAGAGGAATGGAGAGGCGGAGACGGCCCAAGAGGGGACCGCGAGCTGCGGCGCGCGCCCCGCTCTCAGGCCGGACCCCCGGGCGCCAGCTGGCCTAGGTCGGCCTCGGTGCGGCTCACCCACTCGCGGTAGAGGCCGCACACGCGGAGCCCCAGCACCTTGGCCGGGAAGACGCCCGCGGTGGCAGTGGCCGCGgccatggcggcggcggcgggctcCGGTCGGGGCCCTCGGGTCTCGGCGCCCAGCGCGGCCAGCACGGCCTCCACGGCGGCGCCCAGGGCCCGCGCCTGGCGCGCCGCATCCTCCAGGCGCCGCAGCAGGCGCAGCGCGCGCGGGTTCAGCTCTGCCTGGCGGCGGCGCACGACGTCCAGCAGCGGTGGCAGCGCAGCCAGCGCCGCCTCGTCCAGCCGCAGGCGCTCGGGCACCGGCAGGCCCGCGTGGCCCGGGGCCGGGGCGCTCAGATCGGCCACCGGCAGCCGCGGGGGCGAGAAGCCAGGCAGCCCGAAGGGGTCTCCCTGGTGCTGCACCTGCGGAGACGCGGCAGTCAGGGCGGCTCCTCCACCCGGAACTCAGCCCTCCACCCCTCTCCTGGgtcctcagtgtccccatctcgTAAATGACACACTCCTGCCAACAGAGAGGCTGTGTTTGAGATagtacaaaacaacaaaaaccaccgTGCGCTTTACACCACTGCTTTGTTTCCTCGTCTCCTCAATGGAGATAATAACCATATCAACTTCGTATGGTAGTTATGAGCCTGTTAAAATGCTTAAGGCAGGTCCTGACTCATTGGAAGGGCGCAAAAaatgttagctctttttttttttttttttttttgcggtacgcgggcctctcactgttgtggcctctcccgttgcggagcacaggctccggacgcgcaggctcagcNNNNNNNNNNNNNNNNNNNNNNNNNNNNNNNNNNNNNNNNNNNNNNNNNNNNNNNNNNNNNNNNNNNNNNNNNNNNNNNNNNNNNNNNNNNNNNNNNNNNNNNNNNNNNNNNNNNNNNNNNNNNNNNNNNNNNNNNNNNNNNNNNNNNNNNNNNNNNNNNNNNNNNNNNNNNNNNNNNNNNNNNNNNNNNNNNNNNNNNNcctctcactgttgtggcctctcccgttgcggagcacaggctccggacgcgcaggctcagcggccatggctcacgggaccagccgcttcgcggcacgcgggatcctcccggaccagggcacgaacccgcgccccctgcatcggcagacggactctcaaccattgcgccaccagggaagccctgttagctCTTTTATTAATGCTATCTTACAGACCCAGCTTCAAATCCTGTccccaccacttactagctgtgccgTTCGGTGCAAAACCgtttccttctctgagcctcagtggtCTCCTCTGTAAGATGGGGGAACAGTTCCCTGTCCTGCCTTCCTACCACGGACCTCTCGAGAATCACAGAAGATAGTGCAGGGACCGAGTTTGTTTCACTCCCTCCCCCCATTCTTTCCCACTTCTGCACCTGCTTGACACACAGCCAGGGGCTCAATGAATAACTGTCATGTGAACGaacaaatgaaaagttaaagGTGATTTGTAATTTGTAAAGATGCTATAACAATACCATTTATCCTTTCCTAACATTTTGCTTCTGGTTCAGGCACTGTGCTGCTTTAAACACACTATTCCTAATTTTCCCAATAATGGGTGTGAGGATGATGATCATGGTCTTGTAAATGAGGATATTGGGACTGACGTATCCTAGGTCATCCATCTAGGAAGGGACagaagctggaatttgaaccaaaGTTGGTAGGACTACAAAGCTAGCTTTATTATCTTACTATTGCTgtcataattattaaattattatatttaatgttatcaGTACTGCCCATGGTCACAACAGGTTGGCAGGGCTACAGTCTATCTGATTCAAAACTATACCCTCCCTCCACTACACCAGAGTAATTTGGGGAACTATCTAGTTTCCTTTGTCAGTGTCCTCTGGCCAACCAAAGATTTTGGCAGGTCCTTCTCCTCTGTAAAAGTGTCCTCTTGGGATGGCATTTTTACCCCTAGATTGAAACCCCTTCTTGGCTTCTCTGCATAACACAGGTAGAAGAGTTCACAGCTCATCTTATTCaactgcctcctttttttttggtcctgccgggatcttagttccccgaccagggattgaaccagggattgaacgcaggctctggcagtgaaagcgcccaaatcctaatcactggacctccagggaattcccttaactGCCTCCTTTTacacctgggaagtcccaagctCATGGAGGTGAGATGACAAGATCACACAGAGCCTAAGAACATAGGTTTCCTGACTCCCAGACCAGAGTTCTCTTCACTCCCTCAGGTTGCTTCTGTCTTAAAGTACCAGGAGGGAGCCTCCATGCTGAGGCTAATGGAGGGGCATTTGGGGCACAGACAGGGTTCTCCTCCAATTTGCTGTGTGGCCAGGGGCCAGTTACTGACCCCTCCTGGGAGCCCCAATTTCTGCAGCTGTGAAGTGAGATTGAGAAAATGGGTGGTCAAGGACACCTTGATCTGTATGTACTTCCCCATTCCCCAGGCCCCTGGTACCCACACCCCGAACCCCACTCACATATTCCTGGAGCAGCTGCTCAGCATATTTGGTGAGGAGGCGGGCAAGGCTGTGTGTCTGTTGGATCTTGGACTCCAAGTGGGGAAGGGGTGAGATTGAGGAGTCAGCCTGGGGGTCCTCTGGTGGGAAAAGGGGGGGAGGAATGAGGGCACCCCAACCCCTTGCTTCTTGACCACTTCTTCCAGGCTGGCTCTTCCTGAACCCGGAAGCTCCACTCAGAATTCTCCACCTTTTAAGCCAGGCAGGCTCTGTCCCATTCCAACTGAGGGAAAATAGGGCACCAGACATTTGCCAAACGGTTGTTCTCCCTGAAATGTGTTCCCTGTCCCCAAATCATGGTTGAAATCCTATTAAAGCCAAATTCAAATACTGCCTCCTCAGTGCAGCCTCCAGATTCACCCCTCCTTTAAATTAACTTCTTCCTTCTACTTAAGGCCATTTGTTCATACTTCCAAGGCGGTTCTTTTAATATCTCTTTTATCTGTGAGAATCTGCCTCAGCCTGGGAGCCCTTTGAGAGCAGGGCTCATGTATCTCTGTACCTCAATGATAGTTGGTGGAATTCAGCATCATCGAAGCACAGAACTTAAAATTGAAACAAGCCtttaagcccattttacagattggaaTACTGAAGTGCCATTTCTTCCCTGATGGTCCTTCTGTCCAAAACCGTGGGCTGGGCACCGTACAGTTTCAATGAATCAGCAACCGGCCTTAACCAGCACAAGTTAGAGGGTGGTGCCCCGGGAGGAAGAATACATTTCCCGAGACGCCTAGCGCGCGTGCCAAGGGCATGCTGGGGAATGTAGTCCTAGCCCGGCAactcccgccccgcccctcgcTAGAGTTTGCCCCGCGGGTCCCTATCCTTAACAGCCTCGACTTTAGTCTCCTGTTGTCACTTACCAGCCCCTGTGGCCCAAAGACTTCTGCCCCTAACTTTACCCCTCCCTCTGGCTCCCAGCTCTGATTCCTTCCCGGTACTCAGATAGGGTCCCGGCGTCCTGCCCCAGCCACGACCCCAATTCTCCCCCAGGGTGTACTCGAACCGGTAATCTACCTCCTGAGCCCAAGTCCCTGAAGGCACAGCCCCAGGCCTCCTCTAAACTGGCGCTTGCCCCTTCCCACAGCTCACGCACAACTCACCCGCTCGTTACCTGACACCGGGGCCCTGCTCTCCCCCGCTCAGGCCGCTCCCTTCCCGGACCTAGAGGTGGCGGGGACCCAGACCCCAGCTTCCAGCCCTTCTGACCCCTGCTCCCCTCGGCGCTCGGCATCCGGCCCTTCAGCCCCTTACCCAGACTTCCCTCCCTCCGGCTCATGCTGGCCCCAGGCTGATCCCGGTTGCCTCCACGCCCCCCTAccgaggaggggagaagggggaaaagggTAGGGGCGTGGCCCGGCCGTAGCCAATCAGGGCTCAGACCCCAACAATCTACCACCCCCtttccaccccacctcccacccgaCCTCCGCCGCCCCAGGCAGGATTCCTTGGCCCTGAGCTCAGCTCCCTGCATGCACGGCCTAGTCGGGAAGCGAGCGGCAGGTTGTCTGCAGAGTGGATTCGGGACCTGCAGGCTTGGGTTGCCGGGGCCTGGGAGACAGCCCTGAGTCAGATGGGAGGAGAAGGCTCAGGCTCCGACCTGGTGGAAGGCTTGGCGCCCGGGCTGCTTTTCGGAGaaagctggggaggggtgggtggtggagagGGAGCAGCTGGCAGGACTGGAATGTGCTGCCCTTCCtcttggctgggggag
This DNA window, taken from Physeter macrocephalus isolate SW-GA unplaced genomic scaffold, ASM283717v5 random_37, whole genome shotgun sequence, encodes the following:
- the LOC102992377 gene encoding LOW QUALITY PROTEIN: cardiotrophin-2-like (The sequence of the model RefSeq protein was modified relative to this genomic sequence to represent the inferred CDS: inserted 1 base in 1 codon) produces the protein MPQNHPETAEKKEPRREHELSSAALGAPISPAEPISQAYSLALYMQKNTSTLLQTYFLLPAALCLLTLLLPPXSLGAPISPAEPISQAYSLALYMQKNTSTLLQTYLQCQGSPFSDPGFSAPELQLSSLPPATISFKTWHALNDRERLSCTKGPFLALTQHLQLVGDDQSDLNPGSPILLAQLGAARLRAQGLLGNMAAIMTALGLPIPPEEDTLGLVPFGASAFERKCRGYVVTREYGHWTDRAVRDLALLKAKYPG
- the CTF1 gene encoding cardiotrophin-1 isoform X1 is translated as MPSAEGSRGQKGWKLGSGSPPPLGPGRERPERGRAGPRCQVTSGWNGTEPAWLKRWRILSGASGFRKSQPGRSGQEARGWGALIPPPLFPPEDPQADSSISPLPHLESKIQQTHSLARLLTKYAEQLLQEYVQHQGDPFGLPGFSPPRLPVADLSAPAPGHAGLPVPERLRLDEAALAALPPLLDVVRRRQAELNPRALRLLRRLEDAARQARALGAAVEAVLAALGAETRGPRPEPAAAAMAAATATAGVFPAKVLGLRVCGLYREWVSRTEADLGQLAPGGPA
- the CTF1 gene encoding cardiotrophin-1 isoform X2; translation: MPSAEGSRGQKGWKLGSGSPPPLGPGRERPERGRAGPRCQDPQADSSISPLPHLESKIQQTHSLARLLTKYAEQLLQEYVQHQGDPFGLPGFSPPRLPVADLSAPAPGHAGLPVPERLRLDEAALAALPPLLDVVRRRQAELNPRALRLLRRLEDAARQARALGAAVEAVLAALGAETRGPRPEPAAAAMAAATATAGVFPAKVLGLRVCGLYREWVSRTEADLGQLAPGGPA
- the CTF1 gene encoding cardiotrophin-1 isoform X3, translated to MSRREGSLEDPQADSSISPLPHLESKIQQTHSLARLLTKYAEQLLQEYVQHQGDPFGLPGFSPPRLPVADLSAPAPGHAGLPVPERLRLDEAALAALPPLLDVVRRRQAELNPRALRLLRRLEDAARQARALGAAVEAVLAALGAETRGPRPEPAAAAMAAATATAGVFPAKVLGLRVCGLYREWVSRTEADLGQLAPGGPA